The Lactobacillus sp. CBA3605 genome contains a region encoding:
- a CDS encoding MFS transporter — MAQRVSFFSRDMIGIMIATFFYQFSIQAINPLINGYARNLGVNSALTGIIVGVMSITSMLLRPFAGNLTDRVSKYQLAFIGGVLCAISDLGYLWSTNATELLFARMINGVGFVLCTVCLATWLAFLVPRQHVGKAMGYYGLLNAVAMAIAPAIAISLYQHLGYRFILILAAISAVAMIIVIQFIGNQAKPQASIMTVQHFKVVQRDALPAAIIISLLSIPYFTTLADIVMYVETLKLNVTVGLFFVAYSVILFAIRIILKDYFDKIAFGIWFYICLLATIAYIILLTIMKNNVEMILAAGMMAVGFGIMVSICESTALLLAPITEQGLANSTYFLGIDIGMALGPILGGAIPAFLPLKLLYPIMLTIVPLVLIIYVFNRHKLNSAVQYNPGLLEK, encoded by the coding sequence TTGGCGCAACGAGTTTCTTTTTTCTCAAGAGATATGATAGGTATCATGATAGCAACATTTTTTTACCAATTTAGTATTCAAGCTATTAATCCGTTAATTAACGGATATGCTCGTAATTTGGGCGTTAATAGTGCTTTAACGGGGATCATTGTCGGTGTTATGAGCATTACTTCAATGCTATTAAGACCATTTGCAGGTAACTTGACGGATCGGGTCTCAAAATACCAACTAGCATTTATTGGTGGTGTTTTGTGTGCAATTAGTGATTTGGGTTATCTTTGGTCAACTAATGCGACCGAATTATTGTTTGCGCGGATGATTAATGGTGTTGGCTTTGTCCTTTGTACAGTTTGTTTGGCGACGTGGCTAGCATTTTTAGTACCACGGCAACATGTTGGCAAAGCGATGGGGTATTATGGGTTATTAAACGCTGTTGCGATGGCAATTGCACCTGCTATCGCCATTAGTTTATACCAGCATCTGGGTTATCGATTTATTTTAATTCTAGCAGCGATAAGTGCGGTGGCGATGATAATTGTTATTCAATTTATCGGTAACCAAGCTAAGCCCCAAGCGTCAATCATGACAGTGCAGCACTTTAAAGTTGTGCAACGAGATGCGCTACCAGCGGCAATCATTATTTCACTATTGTCAATTCCGTATTTCACCACGCTAGCTGACATTGTCATGTATGTTGAGACACTTAAGCTAAACGTGACCGTTGGATTATTCTTTGTGGCCTATTCCGTTATTTTGTTTGCCATCAGAATTATTTTGAAAGATTATTTTGACAAAATTGCATTCGGTATCTGGTTTTACATCTGTTTGTTAGCCACAATTGCGTATATTATCCTTTTGACGATAATGAAAAACAATGTAGAAATGATTCTCGCAGCTGGCATGATGGCGGTAGGCTTTGGGATAATGGTCTCAATCTGTGAGTCAACGGCACTTTTATTGGCACCGATAACAGAACAAGGGCTTGCGAATTCAACGTACTTTTTAGGGATTGATATCGGCATGGCTTTAGGACCAATTTTAGGTGGTGCTATCCCAGCCTTTTTACCGTTAAAATTACTCTATCCAATTATGTTAACGATTGTTCCATTAGTATTAATTATTTATGTTTTCAATCGTCACAAATTAAATAGTGCTGTTCAATATAATCCGGGACTACTGGAAAAGTAA
- a CDS encoding L-lactate dehydrogenase, protein MRKYAIIGVGHVGATIAYTLVCKGIADELILIDTNQAKARAEQLDLQDAQARLDSRTIIKINDYSELTDTDILFITSGNIHALDHASGNRWAEFEYTKQIVQSIAPKVKATGFNGVAIDTMNPCDAITHYFQRATGLSRQQVFGTGTFLDTARMQKVVAETFDCDPKNISGYVYGEHGESQFTAWSTVQVNGIPITDLVKSHHLDLDALEAEARHGGWAVHSGKGYTSFAIATCAVKLSEAVFANARLACPVSAYSEKYGTYVGQPAIIGKDGIESVTTLALTAPEQHKFQNSANTIIDKFHAFDDVLPDNLVAAARKQA, encoded by the coding sequence ATGCGTAAATATGCCATTATCGGGGTGGGCCACGTCGGCGCCACCATTGCTTATACTTTAGTTTGTAAAGGAATTGCTGATGAATTAATTTTAATCGACACCAATCAAGCTAAGGCCCGCGCTGAACAATTAGATTTGCAAGATGCGCAAGCTCGATTAGATAGTCGTACCATTATCAAAATCAACGACTACAGCGAATTAACCGATACTGATATTTTATTCATTACTAGTGGTAATATTCACGCTCTAGATCATGCTTCCGGCAATCGCTGGGCAGAATTCGAATACACCAAACAGATTGTCCAGTCAATTGCACCTAAGGTTAAGGCCACCGGTTTTAATGGCGTGGCAATCGATACGATGAATCCTTGTGATGCGATCACCCACTACTTCCAGCGGGCCACCGGACTTTCGCGCCAACAAGTCTTTGGCACCGGAACCTTTTTGGATACGGCCCGGATGCAAAAAGTGGTTGCCGAAACTTTTGACTGCGATCCTAAAAACATTAGCGGTTACGTTTATGGCGAACACGGCGAATCTCAGTTCACCGCTTGGTCGACGGTCCAAGTTAACGGCATTCCCATTACTGACCTCGTTAAATCCCATCATTTGGACTTAGATGCACTAGAAGCAGAAGCTCGGCATGGCGGTTGGGCCGTTCACTCTGGTAAAGGGTATACCAGCTTTGCCATTGCAACTTGTGCCGTTAAGTTAAGTGAAGCCGTTTTTGCTAATGCCCGATTAGCTTGTCCGGTTTCTGCCTACAGCGAAAAATACGGGACTTACGTTGGTCAACCCGCTATTATTGGCAAAGACGGGATTGAATCAGTCACGACGTTAGCCTTGACTGCCCCAGAACAACATAAATTTCAAAATTCAGCTAACACCATTATTGATAAGTTCCACGCCTTCGATGATGTCTTACCCGATAACTTAGTCGCCGCAGCTCGTAAGCAGGCCTAA